The following coding sequences are from one Pirellulales bacterium window:
- a CDS encoding DUF1501 domain-containing protein, whose protein sequence is MSEIVDSSQFNRRHLLKAGGQGLLALGAAGLAGRSIPAQSGESRPATAGFGRAKSVVVLYLYGAPSQMDTLDPKPGAPVERRGEFKPISSSMPGIAVCEHLPNVARNLHRCALVRSMTHTSNNHAVSVALSGLSKSEPALEGNGSDPRHYPYIGSVLEYLWKQRGISMLETGVPVNMVLPWALNAKTGPGRWQHHAGWLGRSYSPVIPIFRGEGSLEVGSPSIQGSTPILTRFDPWDGITPESTFHFDGAELPPDVSPKRFEARQQLLATIETGSRRWGPSAETFDHYRRVADAMIAQPSVARALDVTQETDAARERYGYTLFGQSALTARRLIEAGVKIVTVFWDTWTDNNAAWDTHHNHHPRLKNGLLPKFDQILPAFLDDMHERGLLDDTLVMVISEHGRTPTLSNGPGGGREHWAGAYWGLFFGAGIRVGQVIGATDAEGGYPISRPTDPKDILATMYHLLGFDYRALTIPDRFNRPIHLIPHGDTVAELIA, encoded by the coding sequence ATGTCCGAGATCGTCGATTCGTCGCAGTTCAACCGCCGGCATCTGCTCAAGGCAGGCGGCCAGGGACTTTTGGCCCTCGGCGCGGCTGGTCTTGCCGGCCGTTCGATTCCGGCTCAGTCAGGCGAATCGCGGCCGGCCACGGCCGGATTTGGCCGCGCCAAGTCGGTCGTCGTGCTCTACCTTTACGGTGCGCCGAGCCAGATGGACACGCTCGATCCCAAACCCGGGGCCCCCGTCGAGCGGCGCGGAGAGTTCAAACCGATCTCCTCCAGCATGCCGGGCATCGCGGTTTGCGAACATCTGCCCAACGTGGCTCGCAATCTGCACCGCTGTGCGCTGGTTCGTTCGATGACCCACACGTCGAACAATCACGCCGTGTCGGTTGCACTGTCGGGCCTCTCGAAATCCGAACCGGCGCTCGAAGGCAACGGCAGCGACCCGCGGCACTACCCCTACATAGGTTCGGTGCTCGAGTATCTCTGGAAGCAGCGCGGCATCAGCATGCTCGAAACCGGTGTGCCGGTGAACATGGTGCTCCCTTGGGCATTGAACGCCAAGACCGGGCCGGGCCGCTGGCAGCATCACGCGGGCTGGCTGGGGCGTTCCTACAGCCCCGTGATTCCGATTTTCCGCGGCGAAGGTTCGCTCGAAGTAGGTTCGCCCTCGATCCAGGGTTCGACCCCGATTCTGACGCGCTTCGATCCCTGGGACGGCATTACGCCTGAGAGCACCTTCCACTTCGACGGCGCCGAGTTGCCTCCTGATGTGTCACCGAAGCGCTTCGAGGCCCGGCAGCAATTGTTGGCGACGATCGAGACCGGATCTCGGCGCTGGGGTCCGTCGGCAGAAACGTTCGATCACTACCGTCGAGTCGCCGATGCGATGATCGCCCAGCCGAGCGTGGCCCGCGCCTTGGACGTCACCCAGGAAACGGATGCCGCGCGCGAGCGGTACGGCTACACGTTATTCGGCCAGTCAGCACTCACCGCGCGCCGGCTAATCGAGGCGGGAGTGAAGATCGTCACCGTCTTTTGGGACACTTGGACCGACAACAATGCCGCCTGGGACACGCATCACAATCACCATCCCCGGCTCAAGAACGGCCTGCTGCCGAAGTTCGACCAGATCCTGCCCGCGTTTCTCGACGACATGCACGAGCGCGGCTTGCTCGACGACACGCTCGTGATGGTAATCAGCGAGCACGGTCGCACGCCCACGCTGAGCAACGGGCCGGGCGGCGGCCGCGAGCATTGGGCCGGGGCCTACTGGGGATTATTCTTCGGCGCCGGCATTCGTGTCGGCCAGGTCATCGGGGCCACCGATGCCGAGGGCGGCTATCCCATCAGCCGGCCGACCGATCCGAAGGACATCCTGGCCACGATGTATCACCTGCTCGGGTTCGATTACCGAGCGCTGACGATCCCCGACCGCTTCAACCGGCCGATCCACCTGATCCCGCACGGCGATACCGTCGCCGAGTTGATCGCGTAG